The Brassica oleracea var. oleracea cultivar TO1000 chromosome C6, BOL, whole genome shotgun sequence genomic interval ACAACTATTTAAACATCATTTGTGCAAAATTCTATTTAAACATTTACTTTGTAATGTTACATAAGACTTTCTCTAAATTGAAAATCTGAATATGTTTCAATAGTCCAATTAAAAACTGGTATATGTTTGCAATTTTTTACCTGAGCCATAAAGCTAGGAATCGGTGGAGGATTTAGAGTCACCGCGACCAAAGGCAACCTCATCCATGCTCTGCCCTATGCGGCGGTATCTACCTCCGGCCTCAACGAAACCGGGACAAGGCCGGTAAGCCTTAATGGGCCACCAACCGAAGCCAGGGACAGTGGCAATGCCTCCTTGAATCCGTCCGTCGCCGTTGCAACCATTCTCCTTCACCTCCTTCCCGCATCCGCTGCAACCAC includes:
- the LOC106300005 gene encoding uncharacterized protein LOC106300005, whose product is MASSISSMSTRFCFILNNNGSHKPNPWLYQPSLSSNSLIFYSKHHPHRRPLSSSSQIPVVETDEGDDKDGLTFSGCSGCGKEVKENGCNGDGRIQGGIATVPGFGWWPIKAYRPCPGFVEAGGRYRRIGQSMDEVAFGRGDSKSSTDS